The following coding sequences lie in one Natrinema sp. DC36 genomic window:
- a CDS encoding MFS transporter, with translation MSEDSDSDHSEVQSNLSAMWTDPSYRRWLGWAALSLAFLSVGLHRTSMGVLAEVLVRTFETTGTELGLLHSSFFYLYAALQLPAGIITDYAGSRKTAVYGTLVMSVGAMVFAVSPTYTVALAARALIGLGASVLYLAVLRFCANWFRANEFATLSGLTLTVGALGGILATTPLAIAVSQIGWRESIFGIGVTGILTAILVYTAVRNTPMDAGLSQIDGVPPAPTQSIADIKSNLFHVLQTPVTWLLGLFLFCGIGVDFTIFGLWGIPYLVQSYGLTVTSASSYVLVAGIGWVFGPIVFGVVSDRLETRMPLVLGSVLVVTLVWVTFAVFGTVNLLIVGALFFTVRFMGGSGALTFTVIKERFDPAAAGTAIGAINSIGWFGAAVFPVLFGTMLDTFWTGETINGARVYTETGYRIGFALAAGAAVLMVVCAFWAIRRLDS, from the coding sequence ATGAGCGAGGATTCAGATTCTGACCATTCGGAGGTGCAATCGAACCTCTCTGCGATGTGGACAGATCCATCCTACCGTCGGTGGTTGGGGTGGGCCGCCCTGTCTCTCGCATTTCTCTCCGTTGGGCTCCACCGTACCTCGATGGGCGTGCTCGCGGAAGTCCTCGTAAGGACGTTCGAGACGACCGGTACTGAGTTGGGGCTCCTGCACTCGTCGTTCTTCTATCTCTATGCTGCGCTCCAACTTCCCGCGGGAATCATCACTGATTACGCCGGATCACGAAAGACGGCAGTGTATGGCACACTTGTTATGAGTGTCGGGGCAATGGTGTTCGCTGTCAGTCCCACTTATACCGTTGCACTCGCTGCGAGGGCGCTCATCGGACTTGGTGCGAGCGTGCTGTATCTGGCGGTACTCCGATTCTGTGCGAACTGGTTTCGAGCGAACGAATTTGCGACGTTGTCCGGGCTGACGCTCACCGTCGGTGCTCTGGGTGGAATACTCGCAACGACTCCGTTGGCGATCGCCGTGAGTCAAATCGGATGGCGCGAATCAATATTTGGAATCGGGGTTACTGGGATTCTCACCGCGATACTTGTGTATACCGCGGTTCGTAATACCCCGATGGATGCCGGACTTTCCCAAATCGATGGCGTCCCGCCTGCCCCCACCCAGAGTATTGCCGACATCAAATCGAATCTCTTTCACGTCCTCCAGACGCCCGTGACCTGGCTCCTTGGACTGTTTCTATTCTGTGGAATCGGTGTGGATTTCACGATTTTCGGCCTCTGGGGAATCCCGTACCTCGTCCAGTCGTATGGTTTGACTGTCACCTCTGCATCATCATATGTTCTCGTTGCCGGGATCGGCTGGGTGTTCGGACCGATAGTCTTTGGAGTTGTCTCGGATCGGTTGGAAACGCGTATGCCGTTGGTTCTCGGTTCAGTCCTAGTCGTCACTCTCGTTTGGGTGACGTTTGCTGTTTTCGGGACAGTAAACCTCCTCATAGTCGGGGCGCTGTTTTTCACCGTGCGGTTTATGGGCGGTAGTGGGGCGCTTACATTCACCGTTATCAAAGAGCGGTTCGATCCGGCCGCCGCTGGGACCGCCATTGGAGCGATAAACTCGATAGGCTGGTTCGGTGCGGCAGTCTTTCCGGTACTGTTTGGGACCATGCTCGATACATTCTGGACAGGGGAAACGATCAACGGAGCGCGTGTCTACACGGAGACTGGATACAGAATCGGATTTGCACTTGCGGCTGGTGCTGCAGTTCTCATGGTGGTGTGTGCATTCTGGGCCATACGGCGACTCGATAGCTAA
- a CDS encoding PaaI family thioesterase yields MQESIKAYTDRNDEGAGPDSDPLETNPPIAELLGFQLESFGDGEAVVTIEPGPEHANPMGTLHGGVLCDIGDLAMGAAYGSTLGDDESFTTLELDVKFRRPVWEKPLTATGQVMDAGRTVGLVTCDVTGPDGELVAHLQSVCLTLRGEAAGGR; encoded by the coding sequence ATGCAAGAATCCATCAAAGCCTATACGGACCGAAACGATGAGGGGGCAGGACCCGATTCGGACCCGCTGGAGACCAATCCACCGATCGCAGAGTTACTCGGATTTCAGTTGGAGTCGTTTGGCGACGGCGAAGCAGTCGTTACTATCGAACCTGGACCGGAACACGCCAATCCGATGGGGACGCTCCACGGTGGCGTTCTCTGTGATATCGGGGATTTAGCGATGGGTGCTGCCTATGGGAGCACTCTCGGCGACGATGAGTCGTTCACGACGCTCGAATTGGACGTCAAGTTCCGGCGGCCCGTCTGGGAGAAGCCGCTCACTGCGACGGGGCAAGTCATGGATGCAGGACGAACCGTGGGGCTGGTCACGTGTGATGTCACCGGACCGGACGGGGAACTTGTCGCCCACCTCCAGAGTGTCTGTCTGACGTTACGAGGCGAAGCCGCTGGGGGCCGATGA
- a CDS encoding helix-turn-helix domain-containing protein — MREFVFTARYERGADSLMDVFISYPELVGRALRIAGSSSGLWRVDRFVGPEDALNEVERVMTDHSVCNECLGEHPGCTIEGEYEVVAEENGSRLIYAYTSGGRYCHSIPFFTTQTVGNGALFDARRRENVYEWRVLLPGETKGGEIFDQLQDGLPKGVNISLSQVGSPSAWPRPDLSQMNLPYDQRQAIEAAVECGYYGTPREASLGDVAAALDLPKSTLRYRLRKAEEWLTNTVFSGATHDTEEV, encoded by the coding sequence ATGCGCGAATTTGTTTTCACAGCCAGATACGAACGAGGCGCTGATTCGCTCATGGACGTGTTCATCTCGTATCCAGAACTCGTCGGCCGTGCGCTCCGGATTGCCGGATCGAGTTCGGGACTCTGGCGCGTTGACCGGTTCGTCGGGCCGGAGGACGCGCTCAACGAAGTAGAGCGGGTGATGACGGATCACTCGGTATGCAACGAATGCCTCGGTGAGCATCCCGGTTGCACTATCGAGGGAGAGTACGAAGTGGTCGCAGAGGAAAATGGAAGTCGGCTCATCTACGCGTATACGTCCGGCGGGAGATACTGCCACTCGATACCCTTCTTCACAACCCAAACCGTCGGGAACGGGGCGCTGTTCGATGCACGACGGCGCGAGAACGTGTACGAATGGCGAGTCCTACTCCCGGGTGAAACGAAGGGCGGTGAGATTTTCGACCAGCTACAGGACGGGCTCCCGAAGGGCGTTAATATCTCGCTGAGCCAGGTCGGGTCTCCGTCGGCCTGGCCGAGGCCAGATCTCTCACAGATGAACCTCCCGTACGACCAGCGCCAGGCCATCGAGGCAGCTGTTGAGTGCGGGTACTATGGAACGCCGCGAGAAGCATCGCTGGGTGACGTGGCTGCTGCACTAGATCTTCCGAAATCGACACTTCGGTACCGGCTCCGCAAAGCGGAAGAGTGGCTGACGAACACGGTATTTAGTGGAGCCACGCACGATACGGAGGAGGTATAA
- a CDS encoding helix-turn-helix domain-containing protein, with amino-acid sequence MSEGKGSQGSKRGEGVDESTLFSLLGKAHTLEILNEIVTTDKQSIRFGELQDSLELSPNTLSRRLDELVEVGFLERTQYDEIPPRVEYEETEMVNDLTPVFRGLEIWMERHGSDQLECS; translated from the coding sequence ATGAGCGAGGGCAAAGGAAGTCAAGGGTCAAAACGGGGTGAAGGGGTTGATGAGAGTACGCTCTTCTCACTTCTTGGGAAGGCACATACCTTAGAAATTCTCAATGAAATTGTCACTACAGACAAGCAGTCGATCCGTTTTGGCGAACTCCAAGATTCGCTCGAACTTTCGCCGAATACACTCTCTCGACGACTCGATGAACTTGTCGAAGTTGGATTTCTTGAACGCACACAGTACGACGAAATTCCTCCACGAGTAGAATACGAAGAAACAGAAATGGTAAACGATCTCACGCCAGTTTTTCGAGGACTAGAGATATGGATGGAACGGCACGGATCAGATCAACTTGAGTGTTCCTGA
- a CDS encoding NAD(P)-binding domain-containing protein encodes MKIGMIGAGNVGSTAAQNFVKAGHEVMISNSRGPETLIDLVDDLGSNAHAGTVSEAADFGEVVMEAIPFNAYKSLPADTLSDKIVISASNYYPGRDGLTDVGKTHTDLIADHLEDSRVIKAFNSIYWENLRDGQRLEADPDDRFAIFIAGDDDEAKSVVSSLIEDIGFTPVDTGPLTEGGRHIEPGSPIYTGSLTASEARTRLAALKATVAAYENGYYSPSQEVTIQELANELDMSEEFLSEHLRRGTEQLISQYLKSFPFS; translated from the coding sequence ATGAAAATCGGAATGATTGGCGCAGGGAATGTCGGGAGTACAGCCGCTCAGAACTTCGTTAAAGCAGGCCACGAGGTTATGATTAGCAATTCTCGAGGGCCAGAAACACTCATCGATCTCGTTGACGATTTGGGAAGCAACGCTCATGCGGGGACCGTCTCTGAAGCAGCCGATTTCGGCGAAGTCGTCATGGAGGCGATTCCGTTCAATGCATACAAATCCCTCCCTGCGGACACTCTCAGTGATAAGATCGTTATCAGTGCCTCAAATTATTATCCGGGACGTGATGGACTAACCGACGTAGGGAAGACACATACGGACCTCATTGCGGATCATCTCGAAGACTCAAGAGTCATCAAGGCATTCAATTCTATTTATTGGGAAAACCTCCGAGACGGACAACGGCTTGAGGCCGATCCGGATGATCGTTTTGCGATATTTATCGCTGGGGATGATGATGAGGCGAAAAGTGTAGTTTCGAGTCTTATCGAAGATATTGGATTCACTCCTGTGGATACAGGTCCACTTACTGAGGGAGGCCGTCACATAGAACCGGGTTCGCCGATCTATACTGGCTCACTGACCGCGAGTGAGGCACGGACACGGTTAGCGGCACTCAAAGCGACTGTGGCTGCATATGAAAACGGCTATTACAGCCCTTCGCAGGAAGTCACAATCCAAGAACTAGCTAATGAATTAGACATGAGTGAAGAGTTTCTCTCAGAACATCTTCGTCGGGGGACAGAACAACTCATCAGTCAATATCTTAAGTCATTCCCCTTTAGTTAA
- a CDS encoding ImmA/IrrE family metallo-endopeptidase, with translation MTTSDCRQVSFDDSDTRRDEMHSTMEAWVDNLVDEVDEAVSSEQFEEWLDVQSHFHDYFYRNTLLITRQCLDATRVAGYRTWQNEFDRHVKEGESAIWIWAPIIAKQCPECENSPSYHDRSDCEYDETSPKEWSKGLVGFRPAPVFDISQTEGEPLPELETEATGEAGKLVPALLEGASILEVEVEIVSPVEWPHGDARGVCQYRSPAERPLIEVRDRENSADLAVTTVHEYAHALLHSDIDDKTERSKRELEAEAVGYIVGRYFGLDTSGSAFYLAAWESEESAAILDRLERISSTAAEIIDVVDEVITDE, from the coding sequence ATGACTACGAGCGACTGTAGACAGGTGTCCTTCGATGATTCAGACACCAGACGTGACGAGATGCACAGTACAATGGAAGCCTGGGTCGACAATCTCGTCGACGAGGTTGATGAAGCAGTCTCGAGTGAGCAGTTCGAAGAGTGGCTCGATGTCCAGAGTCACTTCCACGACTACTTCTACCGGAATACGTTGCTAATCACTCGTCAGTGTCTGGACGCGACTCGCGTCGCCGGTTATCGGACGTGGCAAAACGAATTCGACCGGCATGTGAAAGAGGGCGAGAGCGCGATCTGGATCTGGGCGCCGATCATCGCAAAGCAGTGCCCCGAGTGTGAAAACTCACCGTCGTATCACGATCGAAGTGACTGTGAATATGACGAGACGTCACCAAAAGAGTGGTCGAAAGGACTTGTCGGCTTTCGGCCAGCGCCAGTCTTCGATATTTCACAAACCGAAGGGGAGCCACTGCCCGAACTCGAGACCGAGGCGACCGGGGAGGCCGGCAAACTGGTGCCAGCGCTTCTCGAGGGGGCTTCAATACTTGAAGTGGAAGTCGAGATTGTTTCTCCAGTAGAATGGCCTCACGGAGATGCCAGAGGAGTGTGTCAGTACCGCTCTCCTGCGGAGCGACCACTAATCGAGGTCCGCGATCGTGAGAACAGCGCCGACCTTGCCGTAACGACCGTCCACGAATACGCCCACGCACTCTTGCACAGTGATATCGACGACAAGACCGAACGCTCGAAACGCGAGCTCGAGGCCGAAGCCGTCGGGTACATTGTCGGTCGGTATTTCGGGCTGGACACGAGTGGGTCGGCGTTCTACCTCGCTGCATGGGAGAGCGAAGAGTCGGCGGCCATCCTCGATCGACTCGAGCGGATCAGTTCGACCGCTGCGGAGATTATCGATGTCGTCGACGAGGTGATTACAGATGAGTGA
- a CDS encoding HalOD1 output domain-containing protein, translating into MSDRDLLFEIVDALETEGLGRDEYQLYRVIDVEALDQLVDSANDDLEVSFSVGEFRVLVTQSDVRILTSP; encoded by the coding sequence ATGAGTGATCGGGACCTCCTCTTCGAGATCGTCGACGCGCTCGAAACAGAGGGACTCGGTCGTGACGAGTACCAACTCTACCGGGTGATCGATGTCGAAGCCCTCGATCAACTCGTGGACTCAGCGAACGATGATCTTGAGGTTAGCTTCTCGGTCGGAGAGTTTCGTGTCCTCGTCACGCAGTCCGATGTACGGATCCTCACCAGTCCGTAG